The following is a genomic window from Bordetella sp. H567.
ACCGCCACCTTGGTGCTGCCGGCGTCGGTGACGATGGCGCCCGGCTTCAAGCTGGCCCGCATCTCGGCCAGGATGGCGCCGAACGTGCCCACGGGCGAGGCCAGCATGATCAGGTCCGCCCGGGCCGCCGCCTCGGCCGCGCCGACGGCTTCGTCTATGAGGCCCAGTTCGCGCGCGCGCTCCAGCGAGGGGCCGTTGCGGCCGACTCCCAGCACGCGCCCCACCTGGCCCGCGCGCCGCAAGGCCGCCGCGAACGACCCGCCGATCAGGCCGACGCCCACCACGGCCAGGACCGGTATCGGCTCGGCCGCGGTGCGCGCATCCGCCTGCTGCAGCGTCATGATGCCTTCAGGATGCCGGTCAGCGCGTCGATGAAACGCGTGTTTTCCTGCGGCAGGCCGATGCTGACGCGCAGCCATTCGGGCAAGCCGTCGCCCGCCACCGGGCGCACGATCACGCCGCGCTTGAGCAATTCAAGATTGATGCGCGCGGCATCGCCCACCCGCACCAGCACGAAGTTGCCGTAGCTCGGCACATACTTCAGGTTCAAGGCGTCGAAGGCCTGGCACAACTGCGCCTTGCCTTCCTTGTTGAGCGTGTAGGAACGTGCCAGGAAGTCACGGTCCTGCAGGGCCGCCACCGCCGCCGCCTGCGCCAGCGTGTTCACGTTGAAGGGCTGGCGCACCCGGTTCAGCAGGTCGGTCAACGCGGGCTGCGACGTGCCGAAGCCGACACGCAAGCCCGCCAGCCCGTAGGCCTTGGACAGCGTGCGCGACACGATCAGGTTCGGAAATTCCCGCACCCACGCCACGCTGTCGAAGCGGTACTCCGGGTCCAGGTATTCATTGTAGGCCTCGTCGAGCACGACGACGACACGCTGCCCATGACGCTCGCGCACCTGCTCCAGAAAGGCCTGGATGCGGGGCGCCGGCAGGAAGGTCCCGGTGGGATTGTTGGGGTTGGCGATAAAGACCACGCGCGTATCGTCGGCGATGGCCGCCAGCATGGCGTCCAGGTCGTGCCCGTAGTCGCGCGCCGGCACCATGATATGGCGTGCGCCGCGCGCCTGCGTGGCCAGGCGATACACCATGAATGCGTGCTGCGCGTAGACCGCGGAGGTGCCCTTTTCCAACAGCGCCAGCGCGACCAGCTCCAGGATGTCGTTGGAACCATTGCCCAACGTGATCCAGTCCATGGGAACGCCATACAGGCGGGACAGCGTGGACTTCAGCTCGAAGCCATTGGGGTCCGGATAGCGGCCCAGGGATGTTGCGGCGGCCAGCATCGCGGCGCGCGCGGATTCCGGCATGCCCAAGGGATTTTCATTGGATGCCAGCTTGACGATCGTGGCGGGATCCAGGCCGAACTCGCGCGCGAGTTCTTCGATGGGCTTGCCGGCTTGATAGGGCGCGATGACGCTTACATGGGCGGGCGCGGCCAGGGTTTTGTTCGTGTCAGTCATAGCGGATCAGGCTGGTGCCGCCCGCGGTACCCGGCGCTGTGCCGGGCTGCCGCCCGCGGCTTGCCGCCCTTCATTGCGCGGGATAGGAACCCAGGAGTTTGAAAAAAGCCACTTGCGAACGCAGCGTCTCGAACGCGCGCGCGACATGCGCATCCTGCGCGTGGCCAAGCACGTCGACGTAGAAATAGTATTCCCACTGGCCCGTGCGTGCCGGACGCGATTCGAAGCGCGTCATCGACACTTTGTTTTCGGCCAGCGGCGCCAGCATTTCGTATACGGCCCCGGCACGATTCGGCACCGCCATGATCAGGCTGGTCTTGTCGTTGCCGGTGGGCTGGCTGGGAATCGATCCCAGCGCCAGGAAGCGCGTGCGGTTGTGCGGGTCGTCCTGGATACCGGCGCTGATCACGCGCAGGCCCCAGCTTGCGGCGGCAGATTCGCCGGCGATCGCCGCCACCGTGGGATCCTGCGCGGCGACGCGCGCGGCCTCGGCGTTGCTGGAGGCCGCCGAACGCGCCAGTTCCGGGTGATTGCGGCTTAGCCATGCCTGGCACTGCGCCAGTGCCTGCGGATGCGCCATGACCGTCTTCACGCCATCCAGGGCGCCGCTCTGCGACATCAGGCAATGACGGATGACCAGCGAACGCTCGCCCATGACCGTCAGGGAGGTATTCAGCAGCAGGTCCAGGGTGCGGTTGACCGCCCCTTCGGTGGAGTTTTCCACCGGCACCATGCCCACATCGGCCTGCCCCGCCTCCAAGGCGCGAAAGACCTCATCGAAGGACGGGCAAGGCAGCCGGTTCACCGCGTGGCCGAAATGCTCGAGCGCCGCCTGTTCGGAATACGAACCTTCCGGGCCCAGGTAGGCCAGCGTCAGGCCGCGCTCCAGGCCCCGGCAGGCGGACATGATCTCGGTCCAGATGGCCGCCACCGCCTCGCGCGGGATGGGCCCCGCATTCAAGTGCTGCAGCCGGCGGATGACTTCCGCCTCGCGGTCCGGGCGCAGTACCGGGCCGTCGGCGTTTTCGGCATGCTTGACCTCGCCCACCGCGATCGCGGTGCGGGCGCGCTGCGTCAGCAAGTCCAGGATCTGCGCATCGATGGCATCGATGCGTTCGCGCAGCGGGCGCAGCTTTTCGGCAAGGGAATCAGCCATGGCGTCGCTCGAAATCCTGCATGTAAGACACCAGCGCCTGGACCGCTTCCAGCGGCACGGCGTTGTAGATCGACGCGCGCATGCCGCCCACGCTCTTGTGGCCCTTGAGCTGCGTCAATCCGGCCTGGTCCGCCCCTTTCAGGAAGGCGTCGTTGAGCGATTCATCGCTGAGGATGAACGGCACGTTCATGCGCGACCGCACGGGTGCATGCACCGGATTGCGGTAGAAATCCGTGCTGTCCAGATAGCCGTACAGCAATTCGGCCTTGGCGATGCTGGCGCGCTCCATCGCCGCCACGCCGCCCTGCGCCTTGATCCACTTGAACACCAGGCCGGCGACATAGATGGCATAGGTCGGCGGCGTATTGAAGCGCGAATGTTCGGGCGCGACGTTGGCATAGTCGAAGGCCGCCGGGCAGATCGGCAAGGCGTGGCCAATCAGGTCGCGGCGCACCACGACGACGGTCACGCCGGCCGGGCCCGCGTTCTTCTGCGCGCCCGCGTACACCATGCCGGTACGGGCGATATCCATGGGGCGCGACAGGAAGTGGGAGGACGCGTCCACGACCAGGGGAACGTCGTCCACGCCCAGGCGGGCGGCCGTGGGCCAGTCCGTGAACTCCACCCCACCGATGGTCTCGTTGCTGCAGAAATGCAGGTAGGCGGCATTCTTGCGCACCTTCCACGTTTCCACGGGCGGCACCCAGGTCCAGGGCTTCTGCCGCTGGCCATCCAGTTCCGTCTCGGTGCCGCTGCTGGCGGCAATGCCGGCGTCGCCGTACTTGGACGCTTCCTTCTGCGACTTCACCGACCATTGGCCCGTCAGGACGTAGTCGGCCACCGCGGCGCCGCGCCGACCGATCAGGTTCATCGGAACGATGGCGTTTTCCGCCGTGGCGCCGCCCTGCATGAACAACACCGCATAGTCGTCCGACACCGCCAGCAGGTCGCGCAGGTCCTGTTCGGCCTCATCGCAGATCTGCACGAACTGCTTGCCGCGATGGCTCATTTCCATCACCGACATGCCGCTGCCGTGCCAATCGAGCATTTCCTCGGCCGCCTGCCGCAGCACGGGTTCCGGCAAGGCCGAGGGCCCCGCCGAGAAGTTCCAGGGACGCGCCATTATTCCTCCGTCGGCTCAGTCGCTTGGTCGCCGTCGGTCGACTCGGCCGGCGGCTGCGCATCGTCGCTCTCCGCCTCGGCATCGAGGTCGGCATCGCTTTCCACCACGCGGCGCACGCCGGACAAGCGGCTGCCGTCATCCACGCTGATCAGCGTCACGCCCTGCGTGGCCCGGCCCATTTCGCGGATCTCGGACACGCGGGTACGGACCAGCACGCCGCCCGTGGTGATCAGCATGATCTCGTGTTCGGGCTGCACCAACACCGCGCCGACGACCTTGCCGTTGCGCGAGCTGGTCTGGATGGCAATCATGCCTTTGGTGCCGCGGCCGTGGCGCGTGTATTCCGTGATGGAGGTGCGCTTGCCGAAGCCGTTTTCGGTGGCGGTGAGCACGCTCTGCACTTCGTCGCCCGCGACCAGCATCGCGATGACGCTTTGGCCGTCCTCCAGCATCATGCCGCGCACGCCGCGCGCATTGCGGCCCATCGGGCGCACGTCGTTCTCGTCGAAGCGCACGGCCTTGCCGGCATCGGAGAACAGCATGACATCATGCTTGCCGTCGGTCAGGTCGGCCCCGATCAGGTAGTCGCCATCGTCCAGGTCGACCGCGATGATGCCGGCCTTGCGCGGATTGGAGAAGTCGGACAGCGGGGTCTTCTTGACGGTGCCGCGCGAGGTCGCCATGAACACGTAGTGGTCGTCGCTGAATTCCTTGACCGGCAGCACCACGTTGACTTTTTCGCCGTCGATCAGCGGGAACATATTGACGATGGGCTTGCCGCGCGAGGTGCGCGTGCCCTGCGGCACTTCCCACACCTTGAGCCAGTACACGCGGCCACGATTGGAGAAGCACAGCAGGTAATCGTGCGTGTTGGCGATGAACAGCTGGTCGATCCAGTCGTCGTCCTTCATCGCCGTGGCCTGCTTGCCGCGGCCGCCGCGCTTCTGTGCGCGGTATTCGGACAAGGGCTGGCTCTTGATGTAGCCGCCATGCGACAGGGTCACGACCATATCGGTAGGCGTGATCAGGTCTTCGGTATCGAGTTCCGTGGCGTTGAGTTCGACTTCCGAACGGCGCACATCCTTCGCGGCCGTGGAGAACTCTGCCTTGATGGCCTGCAGTTCATCGCTGATGATGGTGGTGATGCGCTCCGGCTTGGCCAGGATGTCCAGCAAGTCGGCGATGGTGGCCATCACTTCCTTGTATTCGCCGACGATCTTGTCCTGCTCCAGCCCGGTCAGGCGCTGCAGGCGCATGTTCAGGATTTCCTGCGCCTGGGTATCGCTCAGGCGGTACATCCCGTCCTGCTGCATGCCGTAGCTGGGCAGCAGATCGTCGGGCCGATAGGCCGCGATGCCGCCCGGGGTATCGCCGTCGGCGCGCGCAAGCATTTCACGCACCAGGGAGGAGTCCCAGGCACGCGCCATCAGCTCCTGCCGCGCCACCGGCGGCGTGGGCGCCGCCTTGATGATGGCGATGAATTCGTCGATGTTGGCCAGCGCCACCGCCAGGCCTTCCAGCACATGGCCGCGTTCGCGCGCCTTGCGCAGCTGGAATACCGTGCGGCGCGTCACCACTTCGCGGCGATGCTGCAGGAAGTATTCCACCATCTGCTTCAGGTTGAGCAGGCGCGGCTGGCCGTCGACCAGCGCCACCAGGTTCATCCCGAAGGTGTCCTGCAACTGCGTATTCTTATAGAGGTTGTTCAGCACGACCTCGGGCACTTCACCGCGCTTGAGCTCGATGACCAGCCGCATGCCGTCCTTGTCCGATTCATCGCGAATATCGGAAATGCCCTCGATCTTCTTTTCGTTGACCAGCTCGGCAATGCGCTCTTGCAGGGTTTTCTTATTGACCTGGAAAGGAATCGCATCGACCACGATGGCCTGGCGATTGCCCTTTTCCATGTCCTCGATGTGGGTCTTGGCCCGCATCACCACACGGCCGCGGCCGGTGCGGTAGCCTTCGCGCACGCCGGACAGGCCGTAGATGATGCCCCCCGTCGGGAAATCCGGCGCCGGAATCAGTTCGATGAGTTCATCGACGGTACATTCCGGATTGCGCAGGCAGTACAGGCAGCCGTCGATGACTTCCTGCAGGTTGTGCGGCGGGATATTGGTGGCCATCCCCACCGCGATGCCGGAGCTGCCGTTGACCAGCAGGTTAGGCAGCCGCGAGGGCAGCAGCAGGGGCTCTTTTTCGCTGCCGTCGTAATTGGGGCCGAAGTCGACGGTTTCCTGGTCGATGTCCGCCAGCAGTTCGTGGGCGATCTTGGCCAGGCGGATTTCGGTATACCGCATGGCCGCCGCGTTATCGCCGTCGATGGAGCCGAAGTTGCCCTGCCCGTCCACCAGCATGTAGCGCAGCGAGAAATCCTGCGCCATGCGCACGATGGAGTCGTATACCGCCTGGTCGCCATGGGGATGGTACTTACCGATCACATCCCCGACGATACGCGCCGATTTTTTATAGGCGCGGTTCCAGTCGTTGTTCAGCTCGTGCATGGCGAACAACACGCGCCGGTGCACCGGCTTGAGGCCGTCCCGGACATCCGGTAGGGCCCGACCCACGATCACGCTCATGGCGTAATCGAGGTAGCTGCGACGCATCTCTTCTTCCAGCGATACCGGAAGCGTCTCCTTGGCGAAGGAATCCATATATATAAGTAAGTGGCGACTCTAGTGAAGCCCTGGCCCGTGGCGACCCGTGGCAACTTAGTGACCGACCCGACCGGCCGGCGGCGGACTGGAACCTTCCGCGGCCGGGAGCGGCATGCAGCGCCGCGCGACATGCCCGTCGGGGAAACAGGAAATTCTATCATTCCGGGCCGTTCAGGACGGGGCTGCGCGATTCAAGCCGGCGGGGGCGTATCGCGCGACCCATGCTCATCCAGGGGCTTTACAGGCCCTGCATGCCCTGTTGCCAAAAACCAACATAGGGCAAGGACTGGGCGGTGAAATGGTCCAGTCGGGCATGAATGCACGGGTCAGGGCACGACAAATGCCTTAAGATTGTTTCCAGCACGCAGGAAACCCAGTCGCAATCCTTTGATCCTATTCTTGGCGTTGCTATACTGGCCCCGTTTTCCTGATAGCGGCGGGGGTTCGCTGCGAGTCACTTATCCAGCTTCAAGCTCAACGAGGAGAAACATGAACAAACCCTCCAAATTCGCTCTGGCGCTCGCGTTTGCCGCCGTTACGGCCTCCGGTGCAGCCTCGGCCCAGACCGTCGACAACTGGCGCAACCCGTTCGGCAACGTGTGGAAAAACGGCACCAACGAATTGTGCTGGCGCGATGCGTTCTGGACCCCCGCCACCGGCATCCCCGGTTGCGACGGCGTGCCGGTCGCGCAGGCCGCTCCGAAGGCTCCGGCCCCCACGCCGATGGCCTCCAAGGTGGTCTTCAACGCCGACACCTTCTTCGACTTCGACAAGTCGACGTTGAAGCCGGAAGGTCAGAAGCTGCTGGATCAGGTGGCCGCTCAAACCCAAACGATCAACCTGGAAACGGTCATCGCCGTCGGCCACACCGACTCGATCGGTACGGAGAAGTACAACCTGGCCCTGTCCAAGCGTCGCGCTGAAGCGGTCAAGAAGTACCTGGTCAGCAAGGGTGTTCCGGCCGACCGTATCTACACCGAAGGCAAGGGCGAATCGCAGCCGGTCGCGACGAACAAGACCGCCGCAGGCCGCGCCCAGAACCGCCGCGTGGAACTGGAAATCGTCGGTACCCGTCGTGCAGGGGAAACCTCCCAGACGGTTCCGGGCGCGAAGTAATCGCACCGGAAGCTACAATGAAAGGCCTCGCGCAAGCGAGGCCTTTTTTTCGCCCATTTTCCGGGCCGGGACGTTGTGCCGGTCCGTATGGAAGGCCTGTCGTTCAGGCCGCGGGCGCCTGCCTCTAATTAATATATACCCGTCGAATCTGCCGCCGTTCCCGCCATGACTCTTACGCCCCCCTCTGCCCCGCCTGCCAACGCCGATCAAGCTGAGCTGGAAAAGTTCAGTGCGCTGGCCGCCCGCTGGTGGGATCCGGACAGCGAGTTCAAGCCGCTGCATGCGATCAATCCGCTGCGCCTGGACTGGATCCGCCAGGCCGTGGGCAGCCTGACGGGCAAGCGCATCCTGGATGTGGGCTGCGGAGGCGGCATTCTCTCGGAAAGCATGGCCGCCGAAGGGGCCGAAGTCACCGGCATCGACCTGGCGGAGAAGTCGCTGAAGGTGGCGCGCCTGCATGGGCTGGAGTCGGGCATCAAGGTAGAGTACCGGGCGGTGCCGGTGGAGCAACTGGCGCAGGAGCAACCCGGCCGGTACGACATCGTCACATGCATGGAGATGCTGGAGCACGTGCCGGATGCGGCTTCGGTGATACGCGCATGCGCCACCTTGGTGCAGCCCGGCGGCTGGGTGTTCTTTTCCACCTTGAACCGGAATCCCAAATCCTTCCTGTTCGCCATCGTGGGCGCGGAATACCTGCTGCGACTGCTGCCGCGCGGCACCCACAGCTACGAGAATTTCATCAAGCCCAGCGAATTGGCCGCGTCCGCCCGCGCGGCGGAATTGCAGCCGGTGAAGATCGCCGGCATGACCTATAACCCGCTGACGCAGGTCTACGCGCTCTCGGCGGACGCGTCGGTGAATTATCTGATGGCAACCCGCAAATGAGCGCGCTCATCCTGTTCGACTTCGACGGCACGCTGGCCGATACGGCGCCGGATCTGGCGGCCGCGGCCAACCGGCAGCGGCTGCGCCGCGGGCTGGCGCCGATGCCTTACGAGCTGCTGCGGCCCGTGGCGTCCCAAGGGGCGCGGGGACTGTTGCGGGTCGCCCTAGGCATGATGCCGGACCACCCCGAATTCGACGAAACCCGCAGCCAGTTCCTGGCCGACTACGCGGAAAGCTCCACCGTGCACACCCGCCTGTTCCCGGGTATCGCGCAGCTGCTCAGCGATATCCGTGCCAAGGGGCACGCCTGGGGAATCGTCACCAATAAAGTAAGCCATCTGACTTTGCCTATTGTGGAATTCCTGGGGTTGATGGACAGCACCGCCACGCTGGTCTGCGGCGACACGGCGCCTCGCTCCAAACCCTATCCTGACCCCCTGCTCCACGCCGCGCGCGATGCCGGTTATGACGCGGCGCGCTGCGTGTATGTCGGCGACGATTTGCGCGACATCCAGGCCGCCCACGCCGCCGGAATGCCGGCCGTGGCCGCCGGCTACGGCTACCTGGGCGGCGACCACGACATTACGCTGTGGGAGGCCGACGCCCGGGCCGACACGCCGGACGCGTTGTGGGACGCCATCGAAAGTGTGCTGCCGGCGCAGGTGGGGACTGGCTCACGCGCCTGACCGCATTGAGTCCACGCCGTCCCGGCCGGATGACGTGGCGCCAGGCGCGGTCCCGGCTCCGATAGCGGATTAACGTGCGTGTTCTGCGCGGCGCTGCACCGCTACGGCGGTCGTTGAAATCGCGCCATCCACCCCGATATTCGTACAAGGTCCCGCCGACGCGCGATAGCGCGTCATCACACAACGGAAGGCGGCGGGGCCGCATTGCGAGTACAATGAAGGACAACTGGGGCCGATCCGGATTCGACGTGGGTCGCGAAACAGTCAGGGCATGCCGAGCACCAGTCAGCTCGTAAATCCACTGGAACACTCACAAACGCCAACGAAGACGTTTTTGCTCAACAGCCCGCTCTGCGTGCTGCCTAAATGAGCTGCTGCACTGATTTGTCTTTGGGTCAGGTGGAGGGAGGCAACTTCCTAGGAGAGGTAACTCTTCGAACCACAGCAGTATCACTTAACAAAGAATCGGCGTATTCCGGGGTCACACGGGGTACGTTTAAACTATGTGACTCGCTTCGGTCCGGCCTGTCGACTGGCTAAGATTCGGGGTTAAATCCAAATAGGTCGACTACGCATGTAGAACTGCCTGCAGAGGGCTTGCGGACGGGGGTTCAATTCCCCCCGGCTCCACCAATTCAACGCCAAGAGATTGATTTCTTGGTGAAACCCATAAAGTGGTCATCTCGCCACTTTATGGGTTTTTTTCTGCTTGGCCACATTATGTGGTTTCTGCAGAACGCCTGCCGGGGCGATAGTTTTTCCGCCAAGGCATGGAATAAGCCATCGGACGGATCAAGCCACCTCCCATAACGCCGCCGTCAGGCCTAGCAGCAGCAGCACGGCCGACGCGATGAACCACCGAACGGTTTGCCGGTATTCGTCCTCGGCCTCGTCCTCCAGGCGCAAGGCGCGGTAAAGCGCGATGATCTGCAGCAGGATGGCCAGGAACAGGGCGATGCCAGGCAGTACCGACAGCGCGCTCCACTCGCCTGGCGCGTCGAAGCCCCAATAGCGCAGGAAGCCCAGGGAAAATCCCAGCAACACCGTAATCGAGGTAATCAATCCCGTCCGGTAGCCCTGCGGCAGATTGCGGGGACTTGAGCCGCGGGCAGGCACTGCTTCGTCGGCAGGGGTTTCCGGTGTCATCGTGACATCTCGCACTGCGTGTCCACGTCCGGCCCGCCGGACACTATGAGGGAGTGCGAAGGCGGAACACCTGCCGTCGCGCGGCAGCGGGCTGGATTCATTATGGTTGATATCACCGCGGAATGGCGCGATCTCAACCATATGGATGTCCTTGGCGCAGCCGCGGACCGATTTGCGGTCCATGACAGGAATGCCTGGTCCAGTTTCCGGGCGCGCCAATGCCAATTTGGACACACGCTGTCCGATGGATGCAGCGCCATGCACCTGATTCTGATTTGGCGAAAGCGCTCATCCAGTATCTTGAGGAGGAAGTACTACGGTGCCCGGTCGATGGGGGCCACGCGGGCGAGGTGCCGCATCAAGGCCGCGTCGAAGGCGGTGGGATTTTCGATATTCGGAAGATGTCCCGCGGCGGGAATCATTTCCAGCACGGCGCCGGGGATGCGGTGCGCCAGCGCCGCCATTTCGGCGGGCAGCACGCCGTCGTTTTCGCCACATATCAGCGTCATGGGCAAATCGACCTCATCCAGTCCCGGGCGAAAATCGAAATCCTGCAAGGCCCGGGCAGTGCCGACGAAGCCTTCGACCGGTGTTTCGCACAGCATGCGATGGATGGCACGGGCTGGATCCGATTCGCGGAATCCGGCGCCGAACCAGCGCGCGACCGTGGGCGATGCCAGCGCCTTCATGCCCTGCTCGCGCGCCAGTTCGATGCGTTCCTCCCAGGGCCGGGCGAAGGATTCGGGGCTGTCGGCCCGCGCGTCGCAGATGACGGCGCTGCAAAGGCGCCGGGGATGCCGGGTGGCCAGGTCGAAGGCAATCATGCCGCCCAGCGAGAGGCCGACGAAATGCGCGCGTGCGATGCCCATGGCATCGAGCAGCCCGATGACATCGTCGGCCAGTTGCGTCAATTGGTACGGCGCGGGGGAAACCACGCTGGCGCCGTGGCCGCGCGCGTCATACGCGATGGCGCGGTAGCCCGCCCGGGACAGGCGCTCCACCTGCCCTTGCCACATGGCGTGGGTGGTCATGATGGAATGGCTGAACACGACGCAGGGCCCGGAAGCCGGCCCCTGGTCCAGGATGGCGAAGCCGGCATCGCCGACCGGTATCGTGCGGGTTGGTGGCATGGTGGTATCAGGCCTTCTCATGGGGTGAAAATTCCGTCGGGACGAGTGCCACGGTAGTCTGTCCAGCCAAAAGGGGGCCGTCCGTCTCGCTGGCCGCCTTGGCGGCCTTCCATTCCGGGTCCGCGCCGAATGCCTGCAGCGCGGCATCGCGCGCCTCTGCCGACGGAAAGCGCGTCAGGTAGTAGAAGGCGTCGGGGGCGCCGGGTTCGGTCCAGCAATGCAGGACTTCGATGCCCAGGCGCTCGAATATCGGCATGGTGCGCGCCTGGAAGCGCTGCTTCAAGGCCTCGGCCTTGCCTGGATTGGCGGTGTATTTCTTCAGTTCGTAGATCATGGGGATTTCCTTCCTCCAATAAAGTCGATGGCCGGCCCGGGGCCGGGATCGCGTTTCACGCTCGAAGTACCGTGGCACCGCATGCCGGCGATGAGCTCCCGGCCGGCTACGGCCCTGTCGCGACGGGCAGGCCGGGCGTCGAGCCCCATTCCGTCCACGAGCCGTCATAGATCCGTACCCGGCCGGCGCCCAGGCGCGCCAGCGCGAGCCGCACCACACACGCCGTCACCCCCGAACCGCAGGTGCAGACGATGGGACCGTGTGGGTCGATCCCTGCCTGGCCGAAGACCGCCCGCAATCGCGCGGCGTCCAGCAAGGTACCGTCGGCGGCATCGAACAGGCGTGTATAGGGAAGATTGACACTGCCCGGGATATGTCCGCCGCGCAAGCCTGGCCGCGGCTCGGCTTCGTCGCCGCGATAGCGTCCCGGACTGCGCGCGTCGACGATCTGTACACCGTCCCGGGCAGCGGCCCGCACCTCGTCCAGCGTGCAGGCGTGCGCCCATGGATCGTCGGCAACATAGCGGCGGGGCGGCGGCACGACCTGGCCGCCTTCGACCGCGCCGCCATCGGCGCGCCATTTCGGCAGGCCGCCGTCCAGTACCGCCACGCGCGCATGGCCGTAGGCCTTGAACAGCCACCACGCCCGCGGCGCCGTATGCATGCCGGCCCGGTCATACACCACCACGGCATCGTCCCTGCCGATGCCCATGGCGCCGGCCACCGCCGCGAAGTGCGGCGCGGGCGCAAGCGTGTGGGGCAAGGTCGCCCCGGGATCGGCGGCGGCATCCAGGTCCAGGAACACCGCGCCCGGGATATGGGCTTGCCGATAGGCCTCGCGGGCCGGCGGCGTCGAGGCCGCCATCGACCACGAGGCATCGACGATGCGCAGTCCCGGCGCATTCAGGCGCGCAGCCAGCCAGCCGCTGTCGACGACGTCCGGTA
Proteins encoded in this region:
- a CDS encoding alpha/beta fold hydrolase, which encodes MPPTRTIPVGDAGFAILDQGPASGPCVVFSHSIMTTHAMWQGQVERLSRAGYRAIAYDARGHGASVVSPAPYQLTQLADDVIGLLDAMGIARAHFVGLSLGGMIAFDLATRHPRRLCSAVICDARADSPESFARPWEERIELAREQGMKALASPTVARWFGAGFRESDPARAIHRMLCETPVEGFVGTARALQDFDFRPGLDEVDLPMTLICGENDGVLPAEMAALAHRIPGAVLEMIPAAGHLPNIENPTAFDAALMRHLARVAPIDRAP
- a CDS encoding NIPSNAP family protein, translating into MIYELKKYTANPGKAEALKQRFQARTMPIFERLGIEVLHCWTEPGAPDAFYYLTRFPSAEARDAALQAFGADPEWKAAKAASETDGPLLAGQTTVALVPTEFSPHEKA
- a CDS encoding sulfurtransferase, whose translation is MIPPRIPDVVDSGWLAARLNAPGLRIVDASWSMAASTPPAREAYRQAHIPGAVFLDLDAAADPGATLPHTLAPAPHFAAVAGAMGIGRDDAVVVYDRAGMHTAPRAWWLFKAYGHARVAVLDGGLPKWRADGGAVEGGQVVPPPRRYVADDPWAHACTLDEVRAAARDGVQIVDARSPGRYRGDEAEPRPGLRGGHIPGSVNLPYTRLFDAADGTLLDAARLRAVFGQAGIDPHGPIVCTCGSGVTACVVRLALARLGAGRVRIYDGSWTEWGSTPGLPVATGP